A single Blastococcus colisei DNA region contains:
- a CDS encoding ABC transporter ATP-binding protein: MPAEPVLEVTDLVVEYDGTTALAGVTLEVRSGEVLALLGPSGSGKSTLLHTVAGFLLPRSGTVRLAGTTVAGDGRPVAPERRDLAVVFQNYALWPHLSALDTVAYPARRRGTGRKQARAEALAILDRLRIAHLADRKPAELSGGEQQRVGLARALARRASVYLFDEPTAHLDTHVRGVFLEELVARQRDSGAAAVYATHDAEEALGLADRVALLREGRLLQVGTPQQIYGEPVDLFAARLTGPASVVDAPDGSAKLLVRPGWARLGGDVDGDLRAVWFRGPHSDYLVDSPLGELLIREPGAPRHPVGARVGWTLERSWPIG; the protein is encoded by the coding sequence GTGCCGGCTGAGCCCGTCCTCGAGGTCACCGATCTCGTCGTGGAATACGACGGCACGACGGCGCTGGCCGGAGTGACTCTGGAGGTCCGCTCCGGGGAGGTGCTGGCGTTGCTGGGGCCCTCCGGATCGGGCAAGTCCACCCTGCTGCACACCGTGGCCGGTTTCCTCCTGCCCAGGTCCGGCACCGTCCGTCTCGCCGGCACGACGGTCGCCGGCGACGGCCGCCCGGTGGCACCGGAGCGCCGCGACCTGGCCGTGGTGTTCCAGAACTACGCGTTGTGGCCGCACCTGTCCGCGCTGGACACGGTGGCCTATCCCGCGCGACGTCGCGGCACGGGCCGGAAGCAGGCCCGCGCCGAGGCGCTGGCCATCCTGGACCGGCTTCGGATCGCCCACCTGGCCGACCGGAAGCCCGCGGAGCTCTCCGGCGGGGAACAACAGCGCGTGGGACTGGCACGGGCCCTCGCCCGGCGGGCGTCGGTCTACCTCTTCGACGAGCCGACGGCGCACCTGGACACGCACGTCCGCGGTGTCTTCCTCGAGGAGCTCGTCGCCCGCCAGCGCGACAGCGGTGCGGCCGCGGTCTACGCCACGCACGACGCGGAGGAGGCACTCGGCCTGGCGGACCGGGTCGCGCTGCTGCGCGAGGGGCGGCTGCTGCAGGTCGGCACGCCGCAGCAGATCTACGGCGAGCCCGTGGATCTGTTCGCCGCCCGGCTCACCGGCCCCGCTTCCGTGGTGGACGCTCCGGACGGTTCCGCGAAGCTGCTCGTCCGGCCGGGCTGGGCCCGGCTCGGTGGCGACGTCGACGGCGACCTGCGCGCGGTCTGGTTCCGGGGGCCGCACTCGGACTACCTGGTCGACAGCCCGCTCGGCGAGCTCCTGATCCGGGAGCCCGGCGCCCCCCGTCACCCGGTCGGTGCCCGGGTCGGGTGGACCCTGGAGCGCAGCTGGCCCATCGGGTGA
- a CDS encoding ABC transporter permease, producing MLVRWSAVVAVLAVVAALVALPLLRLGAVLWQESDGDLAGVLGSARLGTAVRNSLLLAAAVTAAAVPLGVAIALVLRRPDLPGRALWRVAVLLPVVVPDFVLGYSWTQAYARAGFTDTVAGLHWPGLLGPVGVWVVLVVNAAPLAYLVVAAGLAARAEPDLERAARVSGARSGTVLLTITLRLLLPALSAAAVLVFVLTLGSFAIPHVLGAPAGFSTVTTRIYADLSIGGDPASFLEAVALALLLVVLAAVCVAPADALLGPRLRAERPAGAQGTSAVAGSRPVRRAQATALAGYLVLTVALPLAALALASVTRALGIPPTPGNWTLDHFREILTPRTVEAVGRSVGLALAAASLLVLLGALVAVLERRRAGRAIGTLVTLTLVLPGSTLAVGLLLAYGRWLSGTLTLILLAYVAKLWAFAHRPIAGALDRLPPDELRAARVSGAGALTTVRTVALRPLAPALLAAWLICFLTALYEVTMSSLLYGPGTETLAVVVLNSQELGRIGPTAALSVVLSLLLAVPALALWPVFRALRGGRGAPSAGTRTEGPSAG from the coding sequence ATGCTGGTCCGGTGGAGCGCCGTCGTCGCCGTGCTCGCCGTCGTCGCCGCGCTCGTCGCGTTGCCGCTGCTGCGCCTGGGCGCGGTGCTGTGGCAGGAGAGCGACGGCGACCTCGCCGGCGTCCTCGGCTCGGCCCGGTTGGGCACGGCGGTGCGCAACTCCCTCCTCCTCGCCGCGGCCGTGACCGCCGCCGCCGTTCCGCTCGGCGTCGCGATCGCGCTGGTCCTGCGCCGGCCCGACCTGCCCGGCCGGGCCCTCTGGCGGGTGGCGGTGCTGCTGCCGGTGGTCGTGCCCGACTTCGTGCTCGGCTACAGCTGGACGCAGGCCTACGCGCGGGCCGGCTTCACCGACACCGTCGCGGGGCTGCACTGGCCGGGACTGCTGGGCCCCGTCGGGGTGTGGGTGGTCCTGGTCGTGAACGCCGCGCCGCTGGCCTACCTGGTCGTCGCTGCCGGCCTGGCCGCGCGCGCCGAGCCAGACCTGGAGCGCGCGGCCCGGGTGTCGGGCGCAAGGAGCGGCACGGTGCTGCTCACCATCACGCTCCGGCTGCTCCTGCCCGCGCTGTCGGCGGCAGCCGTCCTGGTGTTCGTGCTGACACTCGGCTCCTTCGCCATTCCGCACGTCCTCGGCGCACCCGCCGGGTTCAGCACGGTGACCACACGGATCTACGCCGACCTGTCGATCGGTGGCGATCCCGCCTCCTTCCTCGAGGCGGTCGCCCTCGCCCTGCTGCTGGTCGTCCTCGCCGCCGTATGCGTGGCCCCGGCGGACGCGCTGCTCGGTCCGCGGCTGCGGGCGGAGCGCCCGGCAGGTGCGCAGGGCACGAGCGCCGTGGCCGGGAGCCGGCCGGTACGGCGGGCCCAGGCCACCGCCCTGGCCGGCTACCTGGTGCTCACCGTGGCGCTGCCGCTGGCCGCCCTCGCCCTCGCCTCGGTCACCCGCGCGCTCGGGATCCCGCCGACGCCCGGCAACTGGACCCTGGACCACTTCCGCGAGATCCTCACCCCGCGCACCGTCGAGGCGGTCGGCCGCAGCGTCGGCCTCGCGCTCGCCGCGGCCTCGCTGCTCGTGCTGCTCGGCGCCCTCGTCGCGGTGCTCGAGCGCCGCCGGGCCGGCCGCGCGATCGGCACCCTCGTCACACTCACCCTCGTGCTGCCCGGCTCCACCCTCGCGGTCGGCCTGCTGCTCGCCTACGGGCGATGGCTGTCCGGCACCCTCACGCTCATCCTGCTGGCCTACGTGGCCAAGCTCTGGGCGTTCGCGCACCGGCCGATCGCCGGTGCGCTCGACCGCCTGCCCCCCGATGAACTGCGCGCCGCACGGGTCAGCGGCGCCGGCGCGCTCACCACCGTCCGCACCGTCGCACTGCGGCCGCTCGCCCCCGCGCTGCTGGCGGCGTGGCTGATCTGCTTCCTCACCGCCCTGTACGAGGTCACCATGTCCAGCCTGCTCTACGGGCCCGGGACGGAGACGTTGGCGGTCGTCGTGCTGAACAGTCAGGAGCTGGGCCGGATCGGGCCGACCGCCGCGCTGTCGGTGGTGCTGTCCCTGCTGCTCGCCGTACCGGCCCTCGCGCTGTGGCCGGTGTTCCGCGCGCTCCGCGGCGGGCGCGGGGCTCCGTCGGCCGGCACTCGAACGGAGGGGCCCAGTGCCGGCTGA
- a CDS encoding DUF6390 family protein, which translates to MAERRPGAVPGPVLFARYAFAPNSHGYCGPADSGGLFEYGVAGRDDGGLRAMAQQFAGAWPYLQLIAGATGLADPLDRRVVEAYWVGSPRLDLVSTRAVGDSMEDRFRAVTGATFSTLTEGVLAGGVPHHSFAVFCIYPYTGLLTDGRKAPHALTVLDRCRIRWGRVQAVQGDQVVVESQPLSWDGRTLQLGPPVPETVVQSVDGVGMVGTVQPGDWVSLHWEWVCDRLTERQVARLRHYSDRHLAIVNDRQTRSRVPALLD; encoded by the coding sequence GTGGCTGAGCGGAGGCCGGGGGCGGTTCCCGGACCGGTCCTCTTCGCCCGGTACGCCTTCGCGCCCAATTCACACGGCTACTGCGGGCCGGCCGACTCCGGCGGGCTCTTCGAGTACGGCGTCGCCGGCCGGGACGACGGCGGCCTGCGCGCGATGGCGCAGCAGTTCGCCGGCGCATGGCCGTACCTGCAGCTGATCGCGGGCGCCACCGGTCTGGCCGACCCGCTGGACCGCCGGGTGGTGGAGGCCTACTGGGTGGGCAGTCCCCGGCTGGACCTGGTGAGCACCCGTGCGGTGGGCGATTCCATGGAGGACCGGTTCCGCGCCGTCACAGGGGCGACGTTCTCGACCCTCACCGAGGGCGTGCTCGCCGGCGGGGTGCCGCACCACAGTTTCGCGGTGTTCTGCATCTACCCCTACACCGGCCTGCTGACCGACGGGCGCAAGGCGCCGCACGCGCTCACCGTGCTGGACCGGTGCCGGATCCGCTGGGGACGGGTGCAGGCGGTCCAGGGCGACCAGGTCGTGGTGGAGAGCCAGCCACTGAGCTGGGACGGTCGCACCCTCCAGCTCGGGCCGCCCGTGCCCGAGACCGTCGTGCAGTCGGTCGACGGGGTCGGGATGGTGGGCACCGTGCAGCCCGGCGACTGGGTGTCCCTGCACTGGGAGTGGGTGTGCGACCGGCTGACCGAACGGCAGGTCGCCCGGCTGCGCCACTACTCGGATCGGCACCTGGCCATCGTCAACGACCGGCAGACCCGTTCGCGGGTGCCTGCGCTCCTCGACTGA